taaatatattaataattttgggtaatttttttttaaacagattCAAATGGGTGAGTTGTAAATGAGCTTAGTCAATTATAAATAGCTCAAGCTTGgtctaggaaaaaaatttattcatatttatttattcagtGGCTGAGCCAAATTCAAATCTAAATTTAGGCTTGAGCATTTAgcaagataatatatatatatatataaagagagagagggagagagataaaAGACATAAGGGGTGGAGAAGGGGAACGAGAGAATGGGAAGACAAGACTTACAATACTAGTACTTACAAAAGGACTTAACCTTTGTAAGTACTAGTAAGACTTATAAACAGAAAACTTACTCATTAATTGACCGATGTGGTACTTTagaccactttttttttttttggacataatATAGACACAAGGGTAGGGGATGGGGAAGGAAGAAGTGGGAAAACAACACTTACAAAAAGAACTAATTTTTGTAAGTACTAGTGAGACTTATAAACCAAAAACTCACTCACTACATAAGTatcaatttgattgatttttagGAAAACTTCTAAAAAGACATTTTTCCTGACTGTTTGTCTCAATAGCATGCTTATATTTTTCAAGCTCAATAATGAAGAACTTTTTATAAGAAAGAATGCGTACTATACTACTGCTATATTGTTCCTAACTAGTTAGCCGCAACCCTTTATCAAGAACTCAACCCTGCTTGGTCTCTAAGAACtgccaaaaaaatttcactccATGTATCAACCGGGCCTGGCATGCACCAATGAACACAATCCTTGGCACCTCCTTGCCATTTTTCGCCATAATGCTCTCCAGGGTGCCCATCAGGTCTCATCAGCATGGCCCTTGTAACATCtaaaaccccaaatctcttCCCTCGGTTTTTACCTGCTACTTTTCTTGCTCTTTCAACCTCTTCTATCTGAGCATTCCTTACTTTCCATTCGGAACTCGCTAAGTCTATCTCATGAGTCTCATCGAAAGGTCCTGTTCTGTTGCAGTAGCCTCCGGTATTCCAAGCCCCATGCTCAAAGTGGGCTGGTGCAAATGTCCTTAACAAAGTTACTAGGCCACTGCAATTCTTGCAGTCATTGATGTAGTTAAACGTAGCTCGAAACGACATTTGAACAGCGAACTCAACGTGGTGACCAGTAACATTTGGTTCATTGCAATAAACACATTCTACTACATTGTCACCTTCGTGTAGGTACAATATTCGGAAGAACCAATGCCCGGATGAAACAATAGCATAGTCCACACCTGGAAGGTGTTTAGTCCATCCATCATCAACCTTGTCAAGTTGCAAGTCATAAATACCGGAAGCGGTACCATTGATCATTCTTTCCTCACCTGCTATGAGGAATTTAGTCCAAAGCACCTTAAGGGTGAAGTCACTACGAGGAAAGTACCATGCCCGGAATCTGTCTTCTGAATCCTTGTAAATGTCTTCTGGAATTTCCTCCTGCAATATTTGTAAAATTAGAAGCTTCAATGCAATGACTGCCTTCACACAGACTAATGAATTTGCATTAAAATTCCTCATTCAAAACGTTGTGTTTGGCTTGATTGGTTACCACGAAAGATAGCATGGCCCATTAGCAtgaaatcacaaaaaattattcatcttttatctttttattggatatgaatttcaaaaatctaaCCAATGGAttcatgttcttattatattctttatacttacaaaatttaaagaaaataaaaaaatcaatccatATGTAATCAATGAcaagtttaaatttcaagtttttgtagtaaaaaattatgcaaaaaaaaaaaagtttattaattaaatattaaataacattcgatttgaataaaatttgataCACATGTTAAGAATGTAAATAACATGTAATCTAATAgctatattttcaaaatttatattcaattaaAAGATGTAGGACAAGTTAATAGGATTTCCCTATAAACTTGTCCTATATCATTTAATTGAAACAAGTTTATAGGGTTTCAAAACCCCATAAACTTATCTTATATCTTTTAactgaatgtgaattttgacttTGTTGAATTGTTGGTTCAAATCCTACCACAAAACAAAATTAGCGGTggctctagttttttttttttcctagaggGTCAATAAGAAGATACATCTTAGGTAAAATATGAATCTTATGgtataaataactttttaatttattacaaatttgtttATAGTACGTATTagtaatagaataaaaaaataaactataggTTTATTTGACATATTTGTTCTTAATATAATGAACATgttaattgttgttgttaagtgaattttaattattactacttaaaatacttttatttattagttcATGACGATTatatgtttacatacattgtagTATCAATGTAAGATTTATATTATAGATAATTATACAATACACATTTGCAAAAACTATACAATATTGTACACATTTGTTTAGAAACAATGTAAATATTACAATGATAGTACATTGTAAACTATAAATTTTCCATTAGTTTATTTCAAACTTATTAAGATCTAAATGggatttttaaaacaattttagatggaaaaaaaaaatttactttgttgttgggcttactatgggtccgtttggatagaacttattttgctgaaactgaaaactgaaaactgaaaatactgtagcaaaataatttttaaatatatgaatagttttgtgggactcatttttaatgaaaaagttgttaaaaagtgaaatttgtgggacccatgaacagtgcattgtgcactgttcatggctaaaaagtcaaaataagctgctaggtaaaaaaaaaaaaaaagcaaaaacgtAGACACACAAACggcggatccaaacgccctctattTCTCCCATATTTGAGATAAAATTGGATTGCTGTTAAGCGtttttttgtaatattgttAAGATAATCataattaaacttatttcaagtgggtttaaaaaaaatttagagttagagtattcaaatttttatttaggaggatcaaataaaaacaacaaaatatattatataaaaaaaaattgctagctCAGGGGGTTCATTGAACCCCCTGAACTATACATGGCGTCACCCATGAAGGAAACACACTCTAATTCGCGCATACAAACATTATTGCTCTCtcatgtgtgtttgtttttcaaaaaaaaaaaaactaaactgtattacttaaattttatatcaaagagAAGAATCTACAAAGATTTGCACCTAGAATTTAGTACTTTAGGGaaacaaataaattagatttGCAAACTGACCTGTGACAATAGGCATAGAAGAGATTCCATATGGTTCCTGGCAACCGAGTCACCAATAAATGCCATTGTCTTTCCTTGCACAATTTGCAGAAATGACTTGGCATCAAACCGTGGCAGTTCACATTGGTCAGGTTTCCATCTCCAATTGAGAAAATCAATGTCCATCCTCCCTTGCTTGAAACAATTCTTTGAATTAGGTATTGTTGCACAGCTTGAATTGGTATAGAAGTATGACCCCCTTGGTTCTGGAATCCAATGACCTTTAGACAAgtcacaattctttttttctacaaaaccaataacatatttttaacccaaaaaaaaaaaagactcacctaaaaaaaaaaaaaaaaaaaaaaaaagagagaaaaattcaagattatgtaattaaaaaaaaaaaagttattttgaaAGTTACTCTTATGGGGTTTGTCTTGATCAAGTTGTTTTTGGACAGAATCATGGCCTTGCGTGGGTGGTGATGCTTCTTGTTGTTTAAGGACAGGATCAAGGCCTTTTTTGGTCATGAGAATTAGAGGGTTTGGAGAATAGAGGAGGAAGATGCTGAAAATGGTGGCTATGAACAAAGAAGAAAACATGAAATGTACGGGTCTTCCCATGTTGATGCAGCTCTGCACTTTGCCCAActgatttttctctttgaaaacaATACTAGAAAACTTCATATTCATTCCTGTACAAGTCAGGGAGGCAAAgggagagagacagagagaagggTTTCATAGTGAAAGAATTTCCTAATAAAACTGAAATATTATCTGGCCTTGCCTCATCCATCCTCTATTTCCATTTCAGGGTTTACATTAACCAGCTAGAAACCCTGTTTGTCTTGTCCAGTATAATATGATCTGGCTGCTTGAATTAAGAGAGCAGGCTAACGGCTAACCTATGGTGACTATATGATAGAAGTTCCTTttctacttataaaaaattgggACTTCTGTTAGATCGCGAGCTGAAACGAGTTTTTCCACTTGCAGTGGTGCTTCTTGATTAAGTAATGCCAACAATGATGATGGGTTCTGAGTTGCCTATTGTTTGGCTCATTTGTTTCTACCTTTTATGATTACTAAGAATTTATTAAGTTCATCTATTACAAActtgaagagtttttttttttttttgtttcccatTTTGTCTTGGCTGAGTACAGAATGAAGAATGAGATAAAACCAGGTCGTACTCTTTTTTGGGGGCTGAATATGAGatctttttattgaagaaaGAAATGGGACGAACCCTTCCCCATCTACCATATAGGCTTGCAAAAGAAATAATTAGAGGAGATGAAAATGATTCCCTCAGTTTAGAAAATGTCACATCCAGATAGACAGTGGAAAGCTTTGTTATTTGAAGTGGTACTTTATGTCATTACTAATTATTAGCTTAAATTTATGAGGGGATAAAAATTTTTAGTTGAGATGTTCACTTTGTGTGTATTAGGGATTagattttagtctttttttcttcccttatGGGTCTCATATGGGTCTCCAATAAAAGTGTTTTTTACTGGTTGTTTTGgtaacttattaatattttgtgCAGGTCCATTATAATGTTGTTGATCAAAAAGTCAATACAATTAACTAAATGCGAGTCTCACACtattgtttttttcaaaatgtcaAGTATTTTTTGCTTGTTacagttttcatttttttttcttttgtttttttaaacttttcaatAGAAAGCTAATTTAACTGTtctcaaataaatattatacattgaaaaagaataagttaatcaaCTACCTTGTGGACAATTTCAAGCTTGTTCAACAATGAAACTAATCAAATTTGAACATATAATCTggttaatttattaataaacttgtaagtgcacaattgcacctggacccaaagaagattatgggctcaggcccaatgagccttaaacaataaaatttgtagagtgtgggcttgaaatctaggttagaggtactgagaacttgacaacagcctaagagttacaaacacttatgaataacaattgttaattgcaaataggtctcctcggatgtaagccgaagACCaactctgtattatttctctttctttcttacaggttacaatccttaatttcctttctttttctttagagagagagagtgagcgagagagagagagagagatcccccCCCTCTTTTgcattcctcccccttaaatacccctaTTCTGATGCCTtttgggaccctgactagaagtttttgccctactgttcaggggtcacttccccattaatgcggccagggaggtaggtgcagaacCTTTAATGcagaggtggcagcctttgcacttgatattttctttaacattggtgtatctagaaggtttagggcctcccccttttaaccattagtctttctagagttgtgccttgaccttcataatgaagtcttgagttctcttggatctgtccgaggagaaactcgcCCTCGactgtaccctcggatcctcggcgcatgggccaattcgtagagtttaattatGGAGCaagtcggccctccatgctacagtccaaaggcccatatgcccatttgggtccttttactccccacaatagcccctaaaaactctatttttcatcatccgaggagaaaaatagggttttgatccaacgaaaacTTTCCCCACACGTTCCGTAAATAACTACGCGTGTGAAGACCGTTTCacgttccagaggatgccacttggcagttttattttcaaaaacgcgcgcatttattaccgtaagttataccttgtctcccacgttcaacggtaagatgagcatccaacggtccttgttactccatgaaaatttgggcgggacaagtacaatttcgaggccacttcccgcacgtcatgacgcttcgggaacctgcgccttcatttatttctccagaggctaatcccatcaaaacatcagcaatcaccttttgtctgcagaaatccgtggaaatttgcacaacttgaaatttgtaagttctcatttcttttctcttaaccctttctcctcggaccctgtcctcggctccccttataaccattctccctcttagaatttagcctttcgttcctttctgatgggaaagttcaagtgtctagttgataccgccgctgggatggaaggttttagagccaagtaccatattcccagcgacgtaagtttaaaatactgcccggcggaagccgtggccggttctaggaaaaccggagaggtcatcatccctatggtcgccttcgtagaaggtgggatgaccctcccaatgaaacccataactagggagtacctccgcaaccatcggttgtgtcccgatcagtgcgctccaaacgtttttagagttttaggtagcgtcgacgctctaaataagcaaatgggtctgaacctcacctggcatgatgtcgtctttatgtatGAATGCCGCAAACTCACTGGAGTGggctattacatcaaatcccgctccagcgtagttaggttgatctcatGTTTGcctaagtccaataaaggcatgaaggatgactatctcatcgtctctggcaactggcatgacggcccccactgcccagttgagtggggagatccaggtgcgacacctttaggatttaacttcccaccccataactccctaaatcatctaggaacATGCACTCGCATTTACTTAAGCGTCTAGCTTTAATTCATTATATACTCTACGCATTTGatcatgtttgtttatttggatgtttttctttgcagataaacaaaaCGTGCGCCCCCGcctaagccactgcaacgttgcagatttgaatcgaGTGCTTCGCTCCGAAGTGTTCGTCAGCgcagacttacaacttagggcggctcacttgattctggggtacgatcCCATATCCTCGGACTTTCAGGCAATAGAGAACGCCATCATTGCCGGTGACCGGCGGCGTAGGAagattcacgtagccagaccacACTTCCTGGCCGACCAAGACCTCCCTGACAGCCCTAACACCATACTGTACTTACAATCGATTACTGCGGTCCCTCTAGCTACACACTCCCAGTAACCGTTGTCCCGTAGAGCAATTGTCTtcgtcgaacacgttggacgaggagattgaCAGGTTCCAACTCGAGGACGttccacgacctcgcggaagcccgttcgttgttctttccgacgaggaagaagaagccgccgaggcctctgggatcgcgggtctagtgatagcgcgtccagacgacagttccattgaagaagagatggacaagctaaaggaCCTTATGACCGATGTAGGCacccgagtggcaaagaagggagCAAGCAGGTCCCAAGCTCCCCCCCGCCTTGCCACCACACCCCCTCCTCCGGCCGAGCCAAAACCTCCCACCgacgattctaagaagaaaagaaaagtggatgcCGAGGGGGCCGGTGGCGAGAAGCCAAAGAAAGTGAAACAAACAGCCCAccgccggcccagcagcagaagctggacaagggcaaaggacgtgcccgctcagttgaaagtggggagatcagggacgtggccgaggtgcgccgagcaccagccacctggtctcctgacttgaggctAGACGGGGCCCCAATTCCTtgccactccagcattagggtagtccaacaaggccacgcccaccacctggccgaggtgctggagcgtcctcttctactgcccaaggacatggaatccttggagaaaatgggccagccgcagctgttcctctcgttaaaaaggggtttagctctggtaagttctaTCTTACACTTATATTCTATATTGGTTTGTAAACACTTCACTGCATTtaacctcctaacatttttgcagtccatccaagaggttttcgcggccgagaagttcgtggatgactctcggaagcgcgctgggatggagcaggagctaaggcaagaggcagaaagatCTCTAAGCCAGGCCCTAGTAGAGAATGGGAAAATCATGTCccagctggccgacttgaaaagagaaagagatggtgacaaggccagcttgaagatgatggaaacccaagtggaggggcagcgtaagcttctccgtCAAAAGGATGTCGAGCTCGCCCAAGTCCACCAGGCatgctctgacttggaaaaggagcttacgttGGCAAAGGAGGAGGCTCACGCCCACAAGCACAccctggaggccgcgaagaaggccagttatcaggagggggtgactagaacgcaagaagagctaacagaggcttttgcggccttatgccaagagtactgtcagcaggtctggggagaggccatgaacgCAGCAGGGATTCCTCAAGCTTCTGAGCTAAGGAAGCCCAagaacatctggcttcccctagacatacaggaaattgaagaccctcatgttgctgcctctcctgcccttcctcttGTGGTGCAAGAGCTcgttcctgctcctacagaacctgaaggttcccataaagagaaggatgaatgcggtggtgccgagaaggggCAGATCCAAAGCGTGGAGCCCCttattccttcaacagacaaagggaaacaagccttgtccacctttaagctggaattgaagagtactgaggctggcagcagctcccttcaagaccccccttccctagtttagggcctagtataggaacttTCTGTCCTTcccttctttgtatataattaatgaagaaaatttttattcaactttcattcaTGTTGTCTTTATttcactttattctttttgtgcttgccatgaaagtttttaataacaaatagttaaagggaaaacagtATAAATAAGTATAACTCTACCATGCAAACCACTATGACTTTAAAACAGCCACATAACTCAATTTAGACCTCAAATAATGTCATACCTAGACAACTCACATGacggttaaacctttgtaatctgacatATTGCTTTCAGTGGGATgcaaggtccgaagaccattccttacaaaaatttgtttaacacttaaaaatgaagaacttgagatccaaattaacgAATGGTGAGCTaatgatttccacaaaacgggtgataagaataaaaacagtgacaagatattaagaacagcgacaaggtttgtggtccgaggactatacttaaccaagtttctgtttgatttttaagaatagtaacttcaaatgttaatttccccaaagtaggaggtccgaggacccggcataactaaggttctgtttaacaaatgacaagacatcaatttccacaaggtttgtggtccgaggactacacttaaccaagtttctgtttgattcttaagaatagtaacttcaaatgttaatttccccaaagtaggaggtccgaggacccggcataattaaggttctgtttaacaaatgacaagacatcaatttccacgaggtttgtggtccgaggactacacttaaccaagtttctgtttgattcttaagaacagtaacttcaaatgttaatttccctaaagtaggaggtccgaggacctagcataactaaggttctgtttaacaaatgacaagacatcaatttccacaaggtttgtggtccgaggactacacttaaccaagtttctgtttgattcttaagaacagtaacttcaaatgccaaaggtacttataactttgaaatgttaaccaaCAAAAGCacgttttattaataataataccttctaaggttatttacattccacgggcgtggtacaattctttcatctaggtctgctagtcgatacgaccctatgcctgctactgaaataatgcgataggggccttcccagttgggtcctagcttaccccaagctgggttcttagaagtgcctacaacttttcttagtacaagatcaccaggtgcaagtggccttagcttcacatgggcatcatatccccgttttagcttctgttggtagtaagccatttggaccatcgctgtctcgcgtcgttcctcaagtaaatcaagacctttctccaggagtccattgttattctcgaGGCTAAAAGAGCTCTTCTTTAGGGTGgcaaaaccagattccagaggtatcaccgcctcggctccataagtcatagagaatggcgtttctcccgtggacctgcgcggtgtggtccgatacgtccacagaacatgagggagttcttctacccatcttcctttcgcatcgtccaaccttttcttgagcccactgactatgaccttgttaacggcctcggcttgcccatttccctgaggataagctggggtggagtatctatttatgatacccatgtcaccacaatattgcctaaaggccttgctgtcaaattgaacgccattgtctgagataagtgtctgtggtataccgaatctagtgacaatatttttccagacaaacttcttggaatcaacatctctgatatttgctaagggctcgacctcaacccatttagtgaaatagtctgttcccacaagaagccatcttttgtttcctgcagctctcggaaatggccttactatgtccaatccccactacgcaaaaggccaaggactggagagtgggttaagaacccctccaagTTTATGAATATTTGGGGCGAACCTctagcattgatcacattttctggcgaagtcctgagcctctctctgcatattgggccaccaataaccctaaGTCAGGGCCCTTacggctaaggaccttcccccagtgtggcttccacaaatcccttcgtgcagTTCCTCTAGAAGTGCTTCTGTTGATTCAgagtgcacacacaacaagtacggtcctgagaaggatcgtttgtacagtttctggtcctcggacaaccaaaaacgtggcgcctttcgacgtatcttatctgcttcagacttgtcttcaggaaggatgtcattcctaagaaaatatagaaccgggtcaatccaactaggtctagGCCTTATTAGGTGGATGCGGGCCACCTTGGCGagggtaagagttggctctagcaaatcctccacaaggataatcctgggcaaaccctgagtcgaggacgttgccagcatagccaaagaatcggcatgggtgtttccacttctagagatgtgggctaagacgaaggagtcaaattctgcttgctgacgcttgacctgggccaagtaatcctgcattcttgggtccctagcctccatggtccccgtgacctggccgaccactaattgagagtccgagaacgcatggacttcctttccacccatcttatgtaacatgttcatgcccaccaagattGCTTCATACTCgacttcattattagtagccgagaatgacagccttagagatttttcgaagataattccctcaggggatatcagaacaagtccgacaccagaccctctctgattagctgccccatccacatacagtttccaagtcgaaggcactACGgttgtgatcacaccaactgatttttcatccatgtgtgcttcttttagagtttcttgtagcaatggttcagtaaactctgccaccaagtcaacgaggacctggcccttcaccgaggtgcgaggcttgtatttaatgtcaaaagctcctaaaatggttccccactttgccaccctaccagagtagtccgcgctgcgtaacactgccttgagaggcaattgggttaGAACCACTACaatgtgagactggaaataatgaggaagcttgcgcgtggcgtgaactatggccagaagcgctttctccaaaagcaaatagcgcacctcggcctcattcaaagacttactaacatagtagaccggtctttgcacttcgctgtcattccttataaggaccaggctgaccgcgtggacggccactgccagataagcaaacaagacctcgtccgcctcggggcgagataagatgggtggccgagaaagatattgcttaagctacTGGAAAGCTAATACACAGTCcttggtccattgaaaccctttccacttattcaacaattggaagaaaggacagcatcggtcagctgaccgagagataaatctattcaatgcagcaatcattccggtcaatttctggatctcttttgggttccgaggcggctgcaaatcctgaatagccttgacctgtgctgggttcacctctatgcctctgtgagtaatcatgtatcccaaaaacttttcGGACCCCatgccaaaagagcactttgaggcgttaaggcgcagcttgtactttcttagcacctggaaggtgtcggctagatctttgacgtgtgaaggtatcgttttgctcttcaccaccatatcatctacatacacctcaatagtcttccctagttgctgttcaaacattctggtcatcattctttggtaggtagccccggcattcttcaacccgaatggcatgacctcatagtggtagttccctattggagtaatgaaagcagtcttctcttgatcctccaatgctaatgaaatctgatggtaaccctggaaagcatccaaaaaactcttTTGAGGATGTCTgacagtggcatccactagttgatcaatacgcggcattgggaacgagtccttggggcaggctttgttcaaatctgtgaagtccacacatactctccacgttccattcttctttttaaccacaaccctATGTGCCagccactcggggtagaaaacttctttaatagccccagccctcttgagtttgagcacctcttcctttacgGCCTCgaaatgttctttggaagaacgccgaggtggctgccttctcggaacaacggcagggttgacattcaaacgatggcaaatgaagctcggatctacacctggagcctcatacgggtcccacgcaaaaacatcaatattgtccttcagaaattccaacaactccattttctcctGGTGAGAcaaacgtatgccgacttggaagaacctctccggatcatcggctatcaaaaacttctctaactcctcacaatgagcctcctctcctgtcatcaATCCCGAtgcatcaggagctgttaactgctataagtctttagTGACCAGAGCC
This genomic stretch from Castanea sativa cultivar Marrone di Chiusa Pesio chromosome 1, ASM4071231v1 harbors:
- the LOC142610168 gene encoding xyloglucan O-acetyltransferase 4-like produces the protein CTGMNMKFSSIVFKEKNQLGKVQSCINMGRPVHFMFSSLFIATIFSIFLLYSPNPLILMTKKGLDPVLKQQEASPPTQGHDSVQKQLDQDKPHKKKKNCDLSKGHWIPEPRGSYFYTNSSCATIPNSKNCFKQGRMDIDFLNWRWKPDQCELPRFDAKSFLQIVQGKTMAFIGDSVARNHMESLLCLLSQEEIPEDIYKDSEDRFRAWYFPRSDFTLKVLWTKFLIAGEERMINGTASGIYDLQLDKVDDGWTKHLPGVDYAIVSSGHWFFRILYLHEGDNVVECVYCNEPNVTGHHVEFAVQMSFRATFNYINDCKNCSGLVTLLRTFAPAHFEHGAWNTGGYCNRTGPFDETHEIDLASSEWKVRNAQIEEVERARKVAGKNRGKRFGVLDVTRAMLMRPDGHPGEHYGEKWQGGAKDCVHWCMPGPVDTWSEIFLAVLRDQAGLSS